A window of Candidatus Dormiibacterota bacterium contains these coding sequences:
- a CDS encoding citrate/2-methylcitrate synthase, whose product VHENIKRFMDGFHHDAHPMGMLLSTVGALATFYPEATRIHDAEQRRISLYRLIAKMPTLAAYAYRHSRGLYYVRPDNELSYAGNFLNMMFKMVEQRYQPVPEIERALDVLFILHADHEQNCSTNAMRSVGSAQPDPYSATAAAIAALYGPLHGGANEAVLRMLMRIGSTDRIPEFIEGVKAGKERLMGFGHRVYKNYDPRATVIKQMADQVFSVTRPDPLLDVALELERIALEDEYFVKRRLYPNVDFYSGLIYQALNLPTEMFPVMFAIPRTVGWLAQWEEMLLDPEQRIARPRQVYLGEARRSYVEMSERDGRVMAGSTAG is encoded by the coding sequence TGGTGCACGAGAACATCAAGCGCTTCATGGACGGCTTCCACCACGACGCCCACCCGATGGGGATGCTGCTGTCGACGGTGGGCGCGCTCGCCACCTTCTACCCCGAGGCGACGCGCATCCACGACGCCGAGCAGCGGCGGATCTCGCTGTACCGGCTGATCGCCAAGATGCCGACCCTGGCGGCGTACGCCTACCGCCACTCCCGGGGGCTGTACTACGTGCGCCCCGACAACGAGCTCTCCTACGCCGGCAACTTCCTGAACATGATGTTCAAGATGGTCGAGCAGAGGTACCAGCCGGTGCCGGAGATCGAGCGCGCCCTCGACGTGCTCTTCATCCTCCACGCCGACCACGAGCAGAACTGCTCCACCAACGCGATGCGCTCGGTGGGCTCGGCCCAGCCCGACCCCTACTCGGCGACCGCCGCCGCCATCGCCGCCCTCTACGGACCGCTGCACGGCGGCGCCAACGAGGCGGTGCTGCGGATGCTCATGCGCATCGGCTCCACCGACCGCATCCCCGAGTTCATCGAGGGTGTGAAGGCGGGCAAGGAGCGGCTGATGGGGTTCGGCCACCGCGTCTACAAGAACTACGACCCGCGCGCCACGGTCATCAAGCAGATGGCCGACCAGGTGTTCTCGGTGACCCGTCCGGACCCGCTGCTCGACGTCGCCCTGGAGCTGGAGCGGATCGCGCTCGAGGACGAGTACTTCGTCAAGCGCCGGCTCTACCCCAACGTCGACTTCTACAGCGGGCTCATCTACCAGGCGCTCAACCTCCCCACCGAGATGTTCCCGGTGATGTTCGCCATCCCCCGCACCGTCGGCTGGCTGGCGCAGTGGGAGGAGATGCTGCTCGACCCCGAGCAGCGGATCGCCCGGCCCCGCCAGGTGTACCTCGGCGAGGCGCGCCGCAGC